A stretch of Paludisphaera borealis DNA encodes these proteins:
- a CDS encoding type II toxin-antitoxin system VapC family toxin: MLLDTCVLAEIRLPEGDPLVKSAVREIPADDLYLSVLSVGEIAKGIALLAVGRKKKALSSWLVALETQFGDRILGVDVETARIWGELTARSQKTGVVIPASDGLLAATALRHGLHVMTRNTRHFEASGALLINPWPGA; this comes from the coding sequence GTGCTGCTTGACACCTGCGTCCTCGCGGAGATTCGGCTGCCCGAGGGCGATCCCTTGGTGAAGTCGGCGGTACGGGAGATTCCCGCGGACGACCTTTACCTTAGCGTGCTGTCCGTTGGCGAGATCGCCAAAGGCATCGCCCTGCTGGCCGTCGGCCGGAAGAAGAAAGCCCTCTCCTCGTGGCTTGTGGCGCTCGAAACGCAGTTCGGCGACCGCATCCTCGGCGTCGACGTCGAGACGGCCAGGATCTGGGGCGAATTGACGGCGCGATCGCAAAAGACCGGCGTCGTCATCCCCGCCTCCGACGGCCTCCTCGCCGCAACCGCCCTCCGTCATGGGCTCCACGTCATGACCCGAAATACGCGTCACTTCGAGGCAAGCGGGGCGCTTCTCATCAACCCTTGGCCGGGCGCGTGA
- the dinB gene encoding DNA polymerase IV yields MALSNVERQGGVSVMLLQGDALQRKIIHVDMDAFYASVEQRDHSELRGRPVAVGGARERGVVAAASYEARKFGVKSAMPSVTARRRCPELVFVKPRFDVYRAVSQQVRRIFEEYTPLIEPLSLDEAYLDVSENSKGIPTATEIARQIRARIHAETGLTASAGVSYNKFLAKMASCERKPDGLFVITPKMGPAFVETLPIGKFHGIGPATCAKMERLGIRLGTDLKAQTSSFLQQHFGKVGPYYYGLARGVDERPVCADRVRKSIGAENTFSADLFTLDEAIAALEPLIAKVWSYCDDSKIRGRTVTLKAKFADFEQVTRRRTVPTPFTTQEAVEEIVRSLLESLFPATKGIRLLGVTLSSLGEGAANERQLRLWF; encoded by the coding sequence ATGGCGTTATCCAACGTCGAGCGGCAGGGGGGCGTGAGTGTGATGCTCCTTCAAGGGGATGCGCTTCAACGCAAGATTATTCATGTCGACATGGACGCTTTCTACGCGTCGGTGGAGCAGCGGGATCATTCGGAGCTGCGCGGCAGACCGGTCGCGGTGGGTGGGGCGCGCGAACGGGGCGTCGTGGCGGCGGCGAGCTATGAGGCACGGAAATTCGGCGTGAAGTCCGCGATGCCCTCGGTGACGGCGAGGAGGAGGTGTCCGGAGCTGGTTTTCGTGAAACCTCGGTTCGATGTGTATCGAGCGGTGTCGCAGCAAGTCCGTCGGATTTTCGAAGAGTACACGCCGCTCATCGAACCGCTCTCGCTCGATGAAGCCTATCTCGACGTCAGTGAAAACTCGAAGGGTATTCCCACCGCGACCGAGATCGCCCGGCAAATTCGGGCGAGAATCCACGCCGAGACCGGGCTCACCGCGTCCGCGGGCGTCTCCTATAACAAGTTCCTCGCCAAGATGGCGTCCTGTGAGCGCAAACCCGATGGGTTGTTCGTCATTACACCGAAGATGGGCCCGGCCTTCGTCGAAACCCTACCTATCGGAAAGTTCCACGGCATAGGCCCGGCGACGTGCGCGAAGATGGAGCGACTCGGCATTCGCCTCGGCACCGATCTCAAGGCCCAGACGTCGTCGTTTCTTCAGCAGCACTTCGGCAAGGTCGGCCCCTACTACTATGGGCTGGCGCGGGGCGTCGACGAACGCCCGGTCTGCGCCGATCGCGTTCGCAAATCCATCGGAGCGGAGAACACATTCAGCGCCGATCTCTTCACCCTCGACGAGGCGATCGCGGCTCTAGAGCCGTTGATCGCGAAGGTGTGGTCGTACTGCGACGACTCCAAGATCCGGGGGCGCACGGTGACCCTCAAGGCCAAGTTCGCCGACTTCGAACAAGTCACCCGCCGGCGGACCGTCCCGACCCCCTTCACGACCCAAGAGGCGGTCGAGGAGATCGTCAGATCGCTCCTCGAATCCCTGTTTCCAGCAACCAAGGGCATCCGCCTGCTCGGCGTCACGCTGTCGTCGCTCGGCGAAGGAGCCGCCAATGAGCGCCAACTTCGCCTGTGGTTCTGA
- the ilvD gene encoding dihydroxy-acid dehydratase yields the protein MRSDEIKQGDSRAAHRSLLRATGVREDDWGKPFIAICNSHVDIIPGHVHLQEVGNYVKECVRAAGGVPFLFNTIGVDDGIAMGHNGMKYSLPSRELIADCVETMIQAHMFDGMICIPNCDKIVPGMFMGAMRVNVPTVFVSGGPMEAGKTASGKTVDLIDAFVGGVQKARGEITAEELEEIEKIACPTCGSCSGMFTANSMNCLAEALGMSLPGNGTILATSADRKILYENASKRIVEMAREFGRVGEGHGLLPREIATATAFDNAMILDMAMGGSTNTVLHILAIAHEAGVPFTLDRIDELSKKTPNICKVSPSSSYHIEDVARAGGIHAILGEIARGKPGLLDLSCSTVTGKTLGENIAEFDVRSTSSSQAAELLTRVRAGGERTSQAWTVASVGAAGSQSAGLAVLESEGESETPDDGGPIPLDNGDGGSNGSDGFDPLDVIRTVDNAYSQTGGLTMLKGNLAPKGAVVKTAGVDPKMLVHTGPAVIFESEIDAYNGIVFGKVKAGDVIVIRYEGPRGGPGMQEMLAPTTAVKGVGLGDKCALITDGRFSGGTAGASIGHVSPEAAVGGPIGLIQDGDVVEIDIPNGKLAVRLTDAELAARREAWKPRPPVFKTGWLARYQAMATSADTGAILSWEQHH from the coding sequence ATGCGTTCCGATGAAATCAAGCAAGGCGATTCCCGCGCGGCCCACCGCAGCTTGTTGCGCGCGACGGGTGTTCGGGAGGACGACTGGGGCAAGCCGTTCATCGCGATCTGCAACAGCCACGTCGACATCATCCCCGGCCACGTCCATCTTCAGGAGGTCGGCAACTACGTCAAGGAATGCGTGCGGGCGGCGGGCGGCGTGCCGTTCCTGTTCAACACGATCGGCGTCGACGACGGCATCGCGATGGGCCACAACGGGATGAAGTACTCGCTGCCGTCGCGCGAGCTGATCGCCGACTGCGTCGAGACGATGATCCAGGCGCACATGTTCGACGGGATGATCTGCATCCCCAACTGCGACAAGATCGTCCCCGGTATGTTCATGGGCGCGATGCGGGTGAACGTGCCGACGGTCTTCGTCTCGGGCGGGCCGATGGAAGCCGGCAAGACCGCCAGCGGCAAGACCGTCGACCTGATCGACGCCTTCGTCGGCGGCGTCCAGAAGGCCCGGGGCGAGATCACGGCCGAAGAGCTGGAGGAGATCGAAAAGATCGCCTGTCCCACCTGCGGCAGTTGTTCGGGCATGTTCACGGCCAACAGCATGAACTGCCTGGCCGAAGCGCTTGGTATGTCGCTGCCCGGCAACGGAACCATCCTGGCGACCTCGGCCGACCGCAAGATCCTGTACGAGAACGCTTCCAAGCGGATCGTCGAGATGGCCCGCGAGTTCGGCCGCGTCGGCGAGGGCCACGGCCTGCTGCCCCGCGAGATCGCCACGGCGACGGCCTTCGACAACGCCATGATCCTCGACATGGCGATGGGGGGCAGCACCAACACCGTGCTCCACATCCTGGCCATCGCCCACGAGGCCGGCGTGCCGTTCACGCTCGACCGGATCGACGAGCTGAGCAAGAAGACGCCCAACATCTGCAAGGTCAGCCCGTCGAGCAGCTACCACATCGAGGACGTCGCGCGGGCCGGCGGCATCCACGCGATCCTCGGCGAGATCGCCCGCGGCAAGCCGGGGCTGCTCGATCTCTCGTGCTCGACCGTGACCGGCAAGACGCTGGGCGAGAATATCGCCGAGTTCGACGTCCGCAGTACGTCCTCGTCCCAGGCGGCCGAGCTTCTCACCCGGGTCCGGGCCGGCGGCGAGCGGACCTCGCAGGCCTGGACCGTCGCAAGCGTCGGCGCGGCCGGGTCACAGTCCGCCGGACTGGCGGTGCTCGAGTCGGAAGGCGAGTCCGAAACGCCCGACGACGGCGGGCCGATCCCGCTCGACAACGGCGACGGCGGTTCCAATGGCTCGGACGGCTTCGATCCGCTCGACGTCATCCGGACCGTCGACAACGCCTACTCCCAGACCGGCGGCCTGACGATGCTCAAGGGCAACCTCGCCCCCAAGGGCGCGGTGGTCAAGACGGCCGGCGTCGATCCCAAGATGCTGGTCCACACCGGCCCGGCCGTGATCTTCGAGAGCGAGATCGACGCCTACAACGGCATCGTCTTCGGCAAGGTCAAGGCCGGCGACGTGATCGTGATCCGCTACGAAGGCCCGCGCGGCGGCCCCGGCATGCAGGAGATGCTCGCCCCCACGACCGCCGTCAAGGGCGTCGGCCTCGGCGACAAGTGCGCGCTCATCACCGACGGCCGGTTCTCCGGCGGCACCGCCGGCGCGTCGATCGGCCACGTCAGCCCCGAAGCCGCCGTCGGCGGCCCGATCGGCCTGATCCAGGACGGCGACGTCGTCGAGATCGACATCCCCAACGGTAAGCTCGCCGTCCGCCTCACCGACGCCGAACTCGCCGCCCGCCGCGAAGCCTGGAAGCCCCGCCCGCCCGTCTTCAAGACCGGCTGGCTCGCCCGCTACCAGGCCATGGCCACCAGCGCCGACACCGGCGCCATTCTGAGCTGGGAACAGCACCACTAA